The genomic segment GAGGTCCTCGTCCTCGGTCCAGGGGAAGTCCCGGAACCGGGGGTCCAGGGGGGCTTCCCGCATCCCGGGGAAGTGGTAGAGGAGGTGGTAGCTGAAGTCGCGCCAGAGGAGCTCCGAGACCCACTTCCGCGCCCCCTCGCCCCCCCGCCGGAACGCCTCCCAGGCGGCCTTCCTGGGGGAGAGGACCCCCAGGGTGAAGTAGGGGGAGAGCCTCGAGCCCCCGCTCCCGTCCAGAAGGTCCCGGGCCTCCGCGTAGCGGGCAAGCCCTTCCTCCAGGAAGCCTTCCAGCCTCCTCAGGGCCGCCTCCTCCCCGGGCTCGGGCAGGGGGGCGTCCGGGGCCTCCCGGGGGATTTCCCCCTCCTCCGGGGCCGGGGGCAGGGTGGCTGGGGCCTCCTGGGGTGGATCCACGCCCCGGAACTGGCGGGCGAAGGGGGTGTAGACCCGGTAGGCCCGGGGGAGGTCCGGGGGGAGGAGGTGGGGGGCGGGGAGGAGGTGGAGGGGGACGCCCAGGGCCTCCCGCACCCGCTCGTCCCGGTGGCGGCCATAAGGGGTGTAGCTCTTTAGGGCGTAGACGGCCCTCGCCCTTAGGGCCTGGGCCGCCTCGGGCACCTTCTCCCAGGGAAGCCCCTCCAGGACCCAAAGCGCCCCGCCCCGCCTCCGGTAGGCCTCCCGGAGGGCGCGGACGTTTTCCAGGAACCAGGCGCGCCGGCGGGGGGAGGCCTTGAGGAGGTTGTTGGGGTCCAGGACGACTAGGCCCACCACCGGCCCCCGCTTAAGGGCCTCGAGGAGGGCCGGGTGGTCGTGCAGGCGGAGGTCCGCCCGGTGCCAGACCAGGTACACCCTACCCCCTCCAGCCCAGGAGGAAGGCCCGGGGAAGGAGCTTAAGCCGCTCCCAGGGCTTCAGGTGGGCCCGCCTCCCCAGGTTGTCGTACCCGGAAAGCCGGAGTTTGTCCAGGATGCCCTGGTACTGGAGGGCGGCCAGGGCGATCGCCCCCCGGCCCACCCGAAGCCCCTTAAGCCCCGAAAGCCCCTCCCGGTAGAGGCTTCGGGCCAGGGCCTCGAGGTGGGCCATGAGGGCCCGGTACTCCGGGCCGACCTGGCCCCGTAGGAGGTCCTCCTCCCGCACCCCGTACCGCCAAAGGAGGTCCAAGGGCAGGTAGAGCCGGCCCCGCGCCAGGTCCTCCCCCACGTCCCGGAGGATGTTGGTGAGCTGCATGGCCTGCCCTAGGCGCACCGCCTGCTTTTCCACCTCCTGGGTCCCCCCGGCGATGGGGAGGATCATCCGCCCCACCGTCCCCGCCACCCGGTAGCAGTAGAGGAGGAGCTCCTCCTCCTTCCGGAAGCGCACGGGGCCCAGGTCGGTGAGGAAGCCCTCCCGCATGTCCCGGAAGGCCTCGAGGGGGATGGGCCAGCGCTCCAGGGCCCAGGCCAGGCCCTTCTCCCACTCCGCCCGGGGCCTCCCCCCGTAGGCCCGCTCCACCCCCCTCCACCAGGCCTCCAGGGCCTCCCGCCCCCCGGCCTCCCCGTCCACCGCCTCGTCCCCCACCCGGCAGGCGGCGTAGACCGCCCAGGCCCCCTTGCGGGCCTCCTTGGGGAAGAGGAGGCTTCCCAGATAGAAGGTGGCGGAATACCGCCGCACCAGACCGGCCAAGGCGTTCCAATCGGGTTCCATATGCCCCTCACTTTCCATTCTAACCCGGGAAAGGACGTTTGCCCCGGTTACAAAGGCTAGCTGTACAAGAGCTTGACAAAACCTGGACAATCCGCTACCCTAAGGGCGTGGCCCAGGACGGGTACACCATCGCCGAGGTGGAGGCCATGACCGGCCTCTCCGCCGAGGTCCTCCGCCAGTGGGAGCGCCGCTACGGCTTTCCCCGGCCCCGGCGCACCCCGGGGGGGCACCGGGTCTACTCCCGGGAGGACATCGAGGCCCTGCGGGCCATCCGCCGCCAGCTGGAGGAGGGGGCCACCCCCAGCCTCGCCATCCGCCGCCACCTGGCCCAGAAGGCCTCCCCGGAGGACCTCGCCCCCACCCTCCGGCAGGCCCTTTTGGAGGGGGACCTTCCCCAGGCCGAGGCCCTCTTCCGCCGGGGGGTGCGGCTTCTGGGCCCCGAGGGGGCGGTGCGGGAGCTCCTCCTGCCGGTCCTCAGAGAGGTGGGGGAGGCCTGGCACCAGGGGGAGGTGAGCGTGGCCCAGGAGCACCTGGCCTCCACCTTCCTGCGGGCGCGCCTCCAGGAGCTTCTGGACCTCACGGGCCACCCCTATGGCCCCCCCATCCTGGTCACCACCCCGCCGGGGGAGCGGCACGAGCTCGGGGCGATGATGGCCGCCCATGCCCTCCGCCTCAGGGGGCTTCCCGCCCTCTACCTGGGCCCCGACACCCCCCTGGCCGACCTGAAGGACCTGGCGGCCCGCCTGGGGGCGCGGGGGGTGGTCCTCTCCGCCCTCCTTCCCGACCCCTTAAGGGCCCTGCCCGACGGGGCGCTGAAGGGCCTCGCCCCCCGGGTGGTCCTGGGGGGGGCGGGGGCGGACCCCCAGGAGGCCCGGCGCCTGGGGGCGGTTTATCTGAAGGATTTTTCAGAGCTCGCCGAGCTCTGGGAAAGGGAGGAAGTATGAGGAAGTACGCGCGCAAGGAGGTCATCTACCTGGCGGGGGACCGGGGGGAGACCCTGTACCGCCTCGAGTCGGGGCTGGTGCGGATCGTGGAGCTCCTGCCCGACGGCCGCACCCTCACCCTGCGCCACGTTCTGCCCGGGGACTACTTCGGGGAGGAGGCCTTGGAGGGGAAGCCCTACCGCTACGCCGCCGAGGCCTTGGCCGACTCGGTGGTGGAGGGGCTGGACCCTAGGAGCATGCCCCACGAGGCCCTGCACCAGGTGGCCCGCAACCTGGCCCGCCAGATGCGCCGGGTCCAGGCCTACGAGGCCCACCTGCAGGCGGGGGAGCTTCGGGCCCGCATCGCCCGCTACCTCCTCTTCCTGGCCGACACCTGGGCCTCGGGCCGGGACGAGCGGGGCCTGTACGTGATTGTCTCCCACGAGGAGATCGCCGACGCCACCGCCTCCACCCGGGAGTCCGTGTCCAAGATCCTCTCCGACCTGAGGCGGGAGGGCCTGATCCTCACCGCCTACCGCCGGGTCTACCTCCTGGACCTGAGGGCCTTGGAGGAGGAGGCCCAGGGCGTTTTGGAGGCGGCCTGATACCACCCCAGCTTGGCGCAAGCCAAGCTAGGGTGGTGTTACCGGGGCCCCCGTCCCAGCGCAAGCTGGGACGGGGTGGTATGAGGAGGCTTTCGTGCGGGTCTTGGTTGTGGGCGGAACCGGTTTCGTGGGGCGGCACCTGGTGGCCCGCCTCCTGGAAGGGGGGCACACCCCCTTGGTCCTCTCCCGCAAGGCGGGGGAGCTGCCCAAGGGGGCGGTCCACCTCCCGGGGGACATCACCCGGGAGGTGCCGGAGCTGAAGGGGGTGGAGGCTGCCATCTACCTGGCGGGGATCATCCGGGAGCGGGGGCAGACCTTCCGGGCGGTGCACGTGGAGGGGGTGCGGAACCTCCTCGAGGGGATGCGGAGGGCGGGGGTGGGCCGCCTCCTCCACATGTCCGCCCTGGGGGCCAGGCGGGGGACGGGGAGCCGCTACTTTGAGACCAAGGCCCAAGGGGAGGAGCTGGTCCAGGGAAGCGGCCTGGACTGGACCATCTTCCGCCCCAGCCTCATCTTCGGCCCGGGGGACGAGTTCTTCGGCAAGATCCTGAAGGGTTTGGTCCTCGCCCCCCTCCCCTTCGTCCCCCTGATCGGGGACGGCGGCTTTCCCTTCCGGCCCGTCTACGTGGGGGACGTGGCCCAGGCCTTCGCGGGGGCCCTGGAAAGGGGCCTTTTGGGCCGCTTTGACCTGGTGGGGCCCAAGGAGTACACCTTCCGCGAGCTCCTCCTCCTCACCATGGAGGTCCTGGGCCGGAGGAAGCCTTTTCTCCCCATCCCCCTCGCCCTCATGGACCTCCTCGTCCCCCTCCTCTCCCCCCTGCCCTTCGCCCCCATCACCCGGGACCAGTACCTGATGCTCAAGGAGGGGAACACCGCCCCCTTCCCCGAGGCCCTAAGGCCCCTCCTCCCCGAGCCCAGGTCCTTGGAGGAGGTCCTACCCACCTACCTGCGCTGAACCTGCGCCGATCTGGGCCAAAAGGGGCAGGGCCGCAAGCTCCTTGCCCTTGGCCTCCACCATCACGTCCGCCGGGCCGGGGAGGGCCAGGAGAAGCCGTTCCCAATCGGCCTGCGCCACGCCGAAGGCGTGGGCCCCCGGGCGCTTGGCGGGGTCTTGGCTTGCCAGGTGGACCTTGGGCCGGCCCCTCCAGGTGGCGAAGGAAAGCCGCAGGGCCTCCTCCAGGGAAAGCCTTCCCGGGTTCAGGGCGTGGTGGAGGGTGTCCACCACCACCGGCACCCCCAGGCACTCCGCCACCTCCAAAACCGCCTCCAATGTCCAAAGCCTTTCGTCCGGCTCCAGGGCCAGGCGGCCTAGGATTTCCCTCTCCCCCCGGAGGGCCTCCACGAAGCGGGCCGCCGCTCTCTTCCGGTCGCCGTAGACCCCTCCCAGGTGGAGGACCACCACCCCGTCCTCTGCCCCCAAGAGCTCCAGGAGCCGGGCGGAGTAGCGAAGCTCCTCAAGGGAGCGGGCCACCACCTCCCGGCTTGGGCTTCCCGGGTTGACGTACTGCCCGGGGTGCATGGAAAGGCGCTGCCCAAAGGCGCGGGCCAGGGCCCCAAGCCGGGCCAGGGCCTCCCCGTGTATCTTTTCCCAGTCGTAGGGGAAGGCGGGGTGGGAGGCGAAGGGGATGAGGTGCTGTCCGATGCGGAAGAGGCGGAAGCCCTTTTCGGCGTTCCAGCGGAGGATGCGCTCAAGGTCCTTTAGGTTCGCCTCCACCTTGGCGAGGACCCTTTCCGGCACCAGGCGGTCCAGGCGGAGGGTGCGGTTGGTGGTGGCCCCCAGGGTCCGGTTCTCGCAGGGGTAGCCTAGGCGTAGGAGCATCTTATACCCCTTTCTGGCGTTTCCCTCACGTGCGCAGCCCCGTCAGGAGGCTTGGGAAAGGCTTTACCGGGGCCCCCGTCCCAGCGCAAGCTGGGACGGGGTGGTTTACCGGGGCCCCCAGCTTGGCATGGGCCAAGCTGGGGTGGTTTACCGGGGCCCCCATCCTGGCGCAAGCCAGGATGGGGTGGTATTAGCGCCTCCGGAGAAGGGCCTCGAGGAAAACCTCCACCCGGTCCGCCACCTCCAGGAAGAGGAAGCGGGGCCGCTCCAGGCCCCAGTCGGAGAAGCGGGTGGTGAAGCCGCCCACGAAGCGGAAGCCCTCGGGGGTGGGCTCCAGGCGGCCCTCGAGGCGGACCGGAAGCCGCTTTCCCGCCATCGCCAGCTCCCCCTCCACCACGAACCGGTCCCCCTGGGCGTAGGCCCTTTGGGGGTAGAGGCAGGCCCGGGGGAAGTCAGGGTAGCCGAGGATCTTCCAGGACTTCTCGTCCCGCTCCCGGTTCCCCGAGTCCCAGGCCTTCTGCTCCAGGCAGACCTCCCCGGAGGCCCGCTCCCCGTCCCAGACCACCTGGCCCCGGGGGGTGGGGTTCTTCCCCTCCCAGCTGCCCAAGGGGTAAAAGCCCCGGTAGCGGGCCACCCCCTCCACCCCGTAGGGGGTCTGGGCCAGGGCGGCCCCCAGGAGGACTAGGGTCAGGAAGACCAGGTGCACCATCTTCCGAATGCCTTCCCTCATCTTCCGAACCTCCACGTCTCCCCTATGGTGGCGAAGTTCCTCAGGCCCAGGAAGAGGATGGGCCGCCTCCGGGCCTCGGGGCTTCCCTCCGCGTGGATCACCTCTCCTAGGAAGAGGGCGTGGTCCCCGTCCGTGGGCCATTCCTGCGTTTTCAGCTCAAAGACGGCCAGGGCCTTGGCCGGAACCCGGGTGCGCTCTAGCTTGCAGGCCGGGCGGAGCTCCACCCCGAGCCGGGCGGCCTTGGAGCCCTTCCGCCCCGTCAGGTAGCCCGCCCGCACCACCCAGGCCCGCTCCTCCCAGGGGAGGAAGCAGAGGGCAGCCTCCCCCAGCTCCCGGAGGAGCCCCAGGCTGTAGTTTTGCCGGTCCACCGCCAGGAGGAAGCGGAAGGGGCTCTTGGAGACCGGGGTCCACCAGGCCATGGGGAAGAAGTTCTCCCCCACGGCCAGGAGGGCCAGGTGCATGGGGTAGAAGAGGCTCGTATACCTCACAAGGCGACCTCCTCCGCCTCGCCCAGGGCCGCCTCCAGCACCTTCCGGGCCGCCTCCTCCGGGGCCAGGGCGCCCCGGGGCGGCCCGCCCAGGGGGGCCCAAAGGGGGGTGGCCACCGCGGGGAGGCGCACCAGGACCAGGCGCACCCCCTCCTTGCGGAGCTCCTTCCGGGCCACCTCCAGGTAGGCCTCGAGGGCGGCCTTGGCGGCGGCGTAGGCCCCGAAGCCCGGCACCCGCACATAGGCCGGGTAGGCCCCGAAGAAGACGGCCCGCCCCCCCTGGTTGAAGCGGGCGTGCTTCAGGACGTGGGCCGCGGTGAGGAAGTGGGCGGAAAGCATCCCCTCCAAAAGGTCCCGCCCCGCCTCCCGCACCGGGGCCCGCCCCGCCATGCCCACCGCGTGGAAGAGGAGGTCCACGGGGCCTGCCTCCTCCAGGAGGGCCTTCGCCTCCAGCTCGTCCGAAAGGTCACCCGGAAGGGGCCTTCCCCCCACCTCCTGGGCCAGGTCGCGGAGGGCCTCCGGCCTCCTTCCCCCCAGGAGGAGTTCGCCTTGTCCCTTTAGGGCCCGGGCCAGGGCCTGGCCCAGCCCGCCTGTGGCTCCCAGGATGAGGGCGCGCATACGCCCACCCTAGGGCCTTGCGGGGGGGGCGGTGTGTGGCCCGGCCCCCAAAGCCTCCCGGCGGATTGCCCCCACCAGGTCGCTGAAGATCCGGCGGTGGAAGGGGTAGAGGAGCCACCAGTAGAGGAAGCCGGTAAGCCCCCGGGGGGCGAAGTAGGCGGTCTGGACCAGGCGGCACTCCCCCTCCTCCTCCAGGAGGCGCCACTCCAGCCAGGCCTCGCCGGGAAGGCGCATCTCCGCCCGCAGCCGGAGGAGGCGGGGAGGGTCTAGGGCCTCCACCCGCCAGAAGTCCACCGCCTCCCCCGGGAGGAGCTCCGTGGGGTGGCGCCGTCCCCGCCGGAGGCCGGGCCCGCCCAGGAGCCGGTCCAGAAGCCCCCGGAGCCACCAGGCCCAGCCCCAGACCAGCCAGCCCCTGTCCCCACCCAGGGAGGCCAGGACCCGGAAGACCGCCTCCGGCGGGGCCTCCACCCGGAGGGTCCGCACCTCCCGGATCATCCCTTCCCGGTCCTCGAGGAGGTACCCAGGGCCGAAAAGCGCCCCCGACCAGCGGGTCTCCACCTCCCCCAGGGCCAGCCGCTCCAGGGCCAGGGCCACCGCCTTCTCGTAGGGGATGGGGTCCACCTCGGGGAAGAGGGCCCGGGCGCGGGCGGTGTCCGCCACCAGGGGGTGGAGGATCCCCTCCACCAGGGGGACGGCTAGGCGGTTGGGGATGGGGGTGACCAGGCCCACCCAGAGGGCGGCGAGCCGGGGGGCCAGGACGGGGACGGGGAGGATGACCCGCTTAAGCCCCCGCAGCCGGGCGTAGGTCTCCATCATGGCCTTGAAGGAGAGGGGCTCCGCCCCCACCTCCACCACCCCCTGGGGCCCCTTCTCCAGGGCCAGGAGGAGGTAGGCCAGGACGTCCCGAATGGCGATGGGACAGACGGGGTTCAGCACCCAGCGGGGGGCCACCATGACCGGGAGCCTTTCCGTGAGGTAGCGGACCATCTCAAAGCTGGCCGAGCCCGAGCCCACGATGGGCCCGGCCCGGAACTCCGTGGTGGGGAGGTGGGCCCGGAGGACCTCCCCCACCCGGGCCCGGCTCGCCAGGTGGAGGGAAGGTTTTGTCCCCTTGGGCAGGAGGCCCCCCAGGTAGACCACGTGCCCGACCCCTGCCTCCCGGGCCGCCCGGGCGAAGGCCTCCGCCTGGCGCTCCTCCGCCTTCTGGAAGTCCTTCTCCGAGAGCATGGCGTGGACCAGGTAGTAGGCGGCCTCCACCTCCTCCAGGGCCCGCCGGAGGGCCTCCGGGTCCTCCAGGCTTCCCCGGTGGACCTCCACCCGGCCCGCCCAGGGGCGGCCCTCGAGGCGGGCCGGGTCCCGCACCAGAACCCGCACCGCGTGACCCCGCTCCAAGAGCCGGGGGACCAGCCTCCCCCCCACGTACCCCGTGGCCCCCGTCACCAGTACTCGCACCCCTCTCATCCTAGCCCCGGGGCCCAGGGGGCCTTTATAGCCTGGACCCAGGTGGCGCCTTCGGGCCTGGGGTAGCCTCCCCCCCGTGCGGGCGGTGGTGGTGGGCGCAGGCATCGGCGGCCTGGTGGCGGCAAGGGTCCTCCAGCGGGCGGGCCTGGAGGTGGTGGTCCTGGAGGCCCAGGCCTACCCTGGGGGGCTTTCCGCCCTCTTCCCCCACCGGGGGCACCGCTTTGAGGCCGGGGCCACCCTCCTCACCGGCCTGGCCCCGGGGGCCCCCCTGGACCTGGCCCTCCGGGCGGCGGGGGTCTCCCTCCCCCTGGAGCCCCTCCCCCCGGGCTTCCCCCTCCTGGAGGTCCTCCTGCCCGAGGGCCCCCTCCTCCGGCCCGTGGGCCGGCGGGAGGAGCGGGAGGCCCAGCGGGCCTTCTTCGGCCCTGGGGTCCTCCCCTTTTGGGACTGGCAGGAGGACCGGGCCCGGCGGCTTCTGGCCCTCGCCCCCCACCTCCCCTGGCCCCCGGAGCCCGGGGAGCTTCCCCGCCTCCTCGCCCTCCTCCCAAAGCTCCTTCCCCTCCTGCCCGACCTCCTCCTCAAGGCAGCCCACCGGGCCCCCAAAGACCCCCGCTTCCTGCGCTTCCTCGAGGCCCAGCTCCTCATCAGCGCCCAGGCGGGGCCGGAGGCCACCTACGCCCTCTACGCCGCCTTGGCCCTGGACCTCCCCCACCTGGGGGCGGCCCTCCCCGGGGGGGTGGGCCGGCTGGCCCAGGCCCTGGCCGAGGGGCTGGAGGTGCGCTACGGGGTCCGGGCCCTGCGCCTCCTCCACAAGGGGGGCAGGGCCTGGGGGGTGGAGGTGGCCCGGGGGCGGGAGCGGGGGGTGGTGGAGGGGGAGGTCTTCCTCCTAAACGTTCCCCCGGAGCCCCTCCTGGGCCGCTCTGAGCGCGTTCCCCGGGACGCCTGGGGGGCTTTCGTCCTCTACGGGGTCCTGCCCTTTTCCGTAGGCCCCCCCTACTACCGCCAAAACGCCCGGGAGCGCCCCTTCGCCTTCCTCTCCCTCCGCCCGGAGGGGCCGATGACCCTCTTCACCCTCTCCCTCCACACCCCCCTCGCCCCCTGGGAAGGGCTTTCCCAGGAGGCGTACCGGGCCCAGAAGGCCCGCTGGCAGGCCCTGGCCCTCCGCCTGGGGGAGGCCCTCCTCCCCGGCCTCGCCCAGGCCAGCCCCCTCTTCGCCGCCACCCCCAGGACCTACCGGCGCTATGTGGGCCGGGCCTGGGTGGGGGGGCACCCGGCCACCCACCCCTTCCGCTTCCCCCGGGTGCGCCTCCTGGCCAACGTCTTCCGGGTGGGGGAGGGGGTCTTCCCGGGCCAGGGGGTCCCGGCGGCGGCCCTTTCCGGCCTGAGGGCGGCCCGGCTGGTCCTAGAGGGCCTCGGCCTCCAGGAGGCCCAGCCTTCCCCGGACCTCTAGCCTCACCCGGAAGCCCGCCTCCTCCAGGACCCTCTTCGCCTCCTCCTCCCGGGGCCGCCAGAGGCCGAGGCCGGGCCCCGGCCCCAGGAGAAGCATCCCGAAAAGCCTCCCCCCCGGCCTCAGCACCCTCCGCGCCTCCCGGGCGGCTTGGGAGGGGTCCAGGAACTCGTTCCAGGTGGGGCCGATGGCCACCCCGCTCAGGCTTCCCTTCCGGAAGGGGAGGGCCTCCCCGTGCCCCAGGAGGTAGGCCCCGGGCCGCCTCCTTTGGGCCACCCGGAGGAAGGCCAAGGAGGGGTCCAGCCCCACCGCCCTTTCCCCCAGGGCCTCCCGGTAGAGGCCGGTCCCCGTGCCCACGTCCAGGAAGGGGCCGCCCGTGGGCCCAAGCCAGGCCAAAAGGCGCGCAAGCTCCTCCTCCAGGGAAAGCCCCCCCAGGATACATGGGGCCCTTCGCCGCCAGAGGTCGTAGAGCCAGGCCACGGGGGGAAGGGCGTTCACAAGGCGCAGGTGGGGCCTTTCCCGGAAGGCCCTGAGGTCCAAGAAGCCCTCCCGAAAAGGGTAGGGCCCGCAGGCGGGGCAGGTGGCCCCCTCCAGGGGGGCATGGCAGCGGGGGCAGGCGAGGAGGGGGGAGAGCCAGGGGGGGATTGGGGAAGGGGAGTTCATTTTCTTCCGTTTCGCATACGCGGCTCCGTCAAGAGCTTTTGGGAAAGGTTTTACCGGGGCCCCCATCCTGGCGCGGGGCCTGGATGGGGTGGAAAAACCCCCCGCCCAGGCGGGGGGCTAGCCAAGCCAGGCTGAGGCTAGCGGTTCCCTCCCAGGACGGTGGCGTCCACCACGGCCACCACGGTGAGGGTGCCTTCTTTGACGCTCCCCACGGCGAAGACGGTGTAGACCTTCCCCCCTTCCAGCCGCACCCCAGGGAGGGGGAGGGCCACGGTGTCCGTCCCCGCCACGCGGACCTCGAGGTCATACGTCCCCTCGGGCACCGCCAAATACCCCGAGGCTCGGGGGAAGGGCAGGTTGCCGAAGAGGACGGGGCCCCCCTTCACGGCCACGTCCACCGCCGGGGCGTCGGGGGAGGTGTGGACCACCCGGATGCGGGCGTAGCCCGCCCGGGGGAAGAAGCCCGCCAGCCCGTCCGTGTAGACCTGGGGCCGGATCCCAGAGAGGAAGCCCGTGGCGGCCACGGTGTAGTAGACCCCCTCCTTCAGGTCCAAGGTGGCGTCTATGACCACGGGGCCCATCTGGCCCGCGGGCACCACCTGGACCCGGACCGTGCCCGTAGGCAGGCCCAGGTAGGGGGTGACCTCCTTGAAGGCCAGGTTGGTGATCGCCCGCTGGCCGTTCACCAGCACGTCCACCGCCGGGGCGTCCGGCGAGAGGTGGGCCACCCGGACCATCGCCCCCTGGGCCAGGGCCAGGGCGCCTGCTAAAACCAAAAAGAGAGACAGGAGCTTTTTCATCTTTCTACCTCCAGGCCCTCAGTATGGGGCCGGAGGGTTTGTACAACCTTTGTCCAACCTACAGAGTCCAAAGCCCCGGGGCGGGGCAGGGTCATGACTCCCATCCTGGCTTGCGCCAGGATGGGGTGGTATTAGAGGGGCAGGAGGTTCACCCGGGTCTCGTAGAAGACCACGCTACCCCCCACCACGTCGGTGAGGGCGGTGTCCTTCAGGTAGGGGTCCAGCCGCATGGCGGCGTTGGCGTGGACCCCTCGAGCCCGCCGGGGGTCCCCCTTGACCACCTGGCCGTTGATCACCAGGTCGCTGGCCCCGTAGGCCCAGTGGCCGTAGCCCAGGCAGAAGGCCACGCACCCCGGCCTGAGCCCCTGGACCACCTTCACCCGGCCGGCCATGGGCTTCTTGCCGAAGGGGCCCAGGTCCCACTCCCCCTTGGGGTTGGTGGCCGAGACCACCTTCACCCACTGCCCGTCCTTCAGGCCGAGCCGCTGGGCGTCCGAGGCGTTCACCAGGATCTCGTTCTCGGGCTTGATGGACAGGAGCCAGTAGTTGCTGACGGTGCGGCTCTTGGTCTGGAGGATGTCGCGGTGGGTCAGGAGGGTGAAGGCGTGGCCCAGGTCCCGCAGGGGCCGGCCCAGGACGTCCTGGTAGGGGGGGAAGTAGGCGGGCAGGGGCCAGTAGGGCTTGCCGGTCATGGGGTTGAGGGAGAGGGCCTGCTTCTCCAGGAAGAGGTTCACCTGCTTGCCGTAGCGGTTGGCCACCAGGTCGCCGCTGGCGTAGGCCTTGGCGAACTCCTGGAAGCGCCCGCCCCGGTTCAGGAGGTAGACGGTGCGGCGGAAGAGCTTTTCGTCCCCCACGGCGCTTCTCCAGCGCGCCTCGTCAAAGACCGAGGGGGGGAGGTGGCGCCGGGCCTGGCGGAAGACCCGCATCTCCTCCTCGTCGGCCTCGGGCAGGGCCTCGGACCCGTCCGCCTTCTCCCCGTAGGCCAGGTTGGCCGCCAGCTTCAGGTAGAAGTGGTCGGGGTGGGTGAAGGGCATCCCATTGGCGAAGCCCTGCGGGCCGAAGCCGGGCAGGCCCATCTGCTCGGCCAGGGCGAGGAGGAAGCTCTCCAGGCAGATGGGCATCCGCTCCCCGAAGACCTCCACCTCCTCGGGGATGGGGGGAATGGCGGGCTGCCGCACCGGCTGGACCTTCCAGATGATGGAGGGGTGGCTCCCGTGGAACTCCCAGCGCTCGAGGTAGGAGAGGTCGGGGATGATGTAGTCCGCGTAGAGGTAGGTCTCCCCCACCACGATGTCAAAGGCCACGATCAGGGGGATCTTGCTGGGGTCCAGCATGGCCCGGATCTGCTCCCCGCCGCCCGGCAGGGCGTAGGCGGGGGAGCCCATGTAGTGGAAGAGGATCTTCACGGGGTAGGGATACCCCTGCGCCGCGGAGGGCAGGATCTCCTGGTAGACGTCGGAGGCGTGGGGGAACCAGGGCCGCGGGGCGGGGAAGCCCTGGAAGAGGGTGGTGTCCTCGTACTTGACCTCGTGGCGGATGATGCTGATGCCAAAGGGGGTCAGGGGCCTGGGGTGGAGCCTGGCCATGGGGAAGGGGCCGCCCGCCCTCCCGCCCGTGATGTCGTAGGTGCTGCCCAGGACGAAGCCGCCCTGGTGGTCCAGGTTGCCCAGGAGGACGTTCACCGTGAACCAGGAGAGGCAGTTGTAGAAGCCGTTCGTGTGCTGGCTCGCCCCCCGGTGGACGTCCACCACCGCCTTCTTCCCGTACTGGGCGAGTTTCTCCGCCAGGAAGCGGATGTCCTCCTCCTGCACCCCGGCCAGGGAGGCCCAGGTTCGGACCGAGTGCCGGAAGGCCTCCTCCCGGACGAGGGTGAGGGCGCTCTTCACGGGGATGCCGTTCAGGGTGGTGTCCACGAAGAGGTCGCCGAAGACCGCCTCCGCCTCGTCCTGGGGGTTGAAGGCCACGGGCTTCCCTTCCCGCAGGACCACCGGCGCGTCCAGCTCCACC from the Thermus filiformis genome contains:
- a CDS encoding YceI family protein, coding for MREGIRKMVHLVFLTLVLLGAALAQTPYGVEGVARYRGFYPLGSWEGKNPTPRGQVVWDGERASGEVCLEQKAWDSGNRERDEKSWKILGYPDFPRACLYPQRAYAQGDRFVVEGELAMAGKRLPVRLEGRLEPTPEGFRFVGGFTTRFSDWGLERPRFLFLEVADRVEVFLEALLRRR
- the carH gene encoding HTH-type transcriptional repressor CarH → MAQDGYTIAEVEAMTGLSAEVLRQWERRYGFPRPRRTPGGHRVYSREDIEALRAIRRQLEEGATPSLAIRRHLAQKASPEDLAPTLRQALLEGDLPQAEALFRRGVRLLGPEGAVRELLLPVLREVGEAWHQGEVSVAQEHLASTFLRARLQELLDLTGHPYGPPILVTTPPGERHELGAMMAAHALRLRGLPALYLGPDTPLADLKDLAARLGARGVVLSALLPDPLRALPDGALKGLAPRVVLGGAGADPQEARRLGAVYLKDFSELAELWEREEV
- a CDS encoding flavin reductase family protein, encoding MRYTSLFYPMHLALLAVGENFFPMAWWTPVSKSPFRFLLAVDRQNYSLGLLRELGEAALCFLPWEERAWVVRAGYLTGRKGSKAARLGVELRPACKLERTRVPAKALAVFELKTQEWPTDGDHALFLGEVIHAEGSPEARRRPILFLGLRNFATIGETWRFGR
- a CDS encoding SDR family NAD(P)-dependent oxidoreductase — its product is MRALILGATGGLGQALARALKGQGELLLGGRRPEALRDLAQEVGGRPLPGDLSDELEAKALLEEAGPVDLLFHAVGMAGRAPVREAGRDLLEGMLSAHFLTAAHVLKHARFNQGGRAVFFGAYPAYVRVPGFGAYAAAKAALEAYLEVARKELRKEGVRLVLVRLPAVATPLWAPLGGPPRGALAPEEAARKVLEAALGEAEEVAL
- the uvsE gene encoding UV DNA damage repair endonuclease UvsE, encoding MLLRLGYPCENRTLGATTNRTLRLDRLVPERVLAKVEANLKDLERILRWNAEKGFRLFRIGQHLIPFASHPAFPYDWEKIHGEALARLGALARAFGQRLSMHPGQYVNPGSPSREVVARSLEELRYSARLLELLGAEDGVVVLHLGGVYGDRKRAAARFVEALRGEREILGRLALEPDERLWTLEAVLEVAECLGVPVVVDTLHHALNPGRLSLEEALRLSFATWRGRPKVHLASQDPAKRPGAHAFGVAQADWERLLLALPGPADVMVEAKGKELAALPLLAQIGAGSAQVGG
- a CDS encoding phytoene/squalene synthase family protein, with protein sequence MEPDWNALAGLVRRYSATFYLGSLLFPKEARKGAWAVYAACRVGDEAVDGEAGGREALEAWWRGVERAYGGRPRAEWEKGLAWALERWPIPLEAFRDMREGFLTDLGPVRFRKEEELLLYCYRVAGTVGRMILPIAGGTQEVEKQAVRLGQAMQLTNILRDVGEDLARGRLYLPLDLLWRYGVREEDLLRGQVGPEYRALMAHLEALARSLYREGLSGLKGLRVGRGAIALAALQYQGILDKLRLSGYDNLGRRAHLKPWERLKLLPRAFLLGWRG
- the ldrP gene encoding transcriptional regulator LdrP, which produces MRKYARKEVIYLAGDRGETLYRLESGLVRIVELLPDGRTLTLRHVLPGDYFGEEALEGKPYRYAAEALADSVVEGLDPRSMPHEALHQVARNLARQMRRVQAYEAHLQAGELRARIARYLLFLADTWASGRDERGLYVIVSHEEIADATASTRESVSKILSDLRREGLILTAYRRVYLLDLRALEEEAQGVLEAA
- the phr gene encoding deoxyribodipyrimidine photo-lyase, producing the protein MYLVWHRADLRLHDHPALLEALKRGPVVGLVVLDPNNLLKASPRRRAWFLENVRALREAYRRRGGALWVLEGLPWEKVPEAAQALRARAVYALKSYTPYGRHRDERVREALGVPLHLLPAPHLLPPDLPRAYRVYTPFARQFRGVDPPQEAPATLPPAPEEGEIPREAPDAPLPEPGEEAALRRLEGFLEEGLARYAEARDLLDGSGGSRLSPYFTLGVLSPRKAAWEAFRRGGEGARKWVSELLWRDFSYHLLYHFPGMREAPLDPRFRDFPWTEDEDLFQAWYRGRTGVPLVDAAMRELHATGFLSNRARMCAAQFAVKYLLLPWRRAEAAFKDLLLDGDTAQNLQGWQWAGGLGVDAAPYFRVFNLVLQGKHDPKGAWLKRWAPEYSSYEPQNPVVDLEAARRRYLALAESRVKP
- a CDS encoding complex I NDUFA9 subunit family protein, whose translation is MRVLVVGGTGFVGRHLVARLLEGGHTPLVLSRKAGELPKGAVHLPGDITREVPELKGVEAAIYLAGIIRERGQTFRAVHVEGVRNLLEGMRRAGVGRLLHMSALGARRGTGSRYFETKAQGEELVQGSGLDWTIFRPSLIFGPGDEFFGKILKGLVLAPLPFVPLIGDGGFPFRPVYVGDVAQAFAGALERGLLGRFDLVGPKEYTFRELLLLTMEVLGRRKPFLPIPLALMDLLVPLLSPLPFAPITRDQYLMLKEGNTAPFPEALRPLLPEPRSLEEVLPTYLR